The genomic window TTCCTTTTCTTCCTTTCCCTAGAAACTTTCGCCCGCGGGGAATACAATGGTCTGTTCTATTCCGACCAGGGCCAACCCGCATACATCATCGCGCTTGGCTACCTAGTCGCATCAACTTTGTACATCATCAACGCGTTTTTCCCCATAATCAAGAGGTTCCGCCCCAAGTTCGGCATAACCCTGCTCGCATTTGTCGCAATCCTCGAAGCTTGCGTCAAGAACTGCTTTTCGTAAGAAGTTACCAAAAATGAAATCCTAGACCGACATAAAACGTATGCGCAATATCTTTTTTTCCCGTTTCTGTCAGCTCTCCATATTTCAGCATGTATTTCGCTTTTATCGATAAATATGCCGCCACACCAAGTTTGACATCTGTAGACGGGTCGAGCCAGGGACGAAATTCAATTTGCATTCCTGCCACATAAGGATCCCACAAACCGACAAATGGAACTACCTTTAAGCGCTTAACTTCAAACAGGTCAAAACCCAAAATAAACACCCATCCATCAATATAATTTTCATCCGAGTCTAGTGTCGGAACAAACAAGAGTCGCCAGATTTGAATCGGTATTCCAAGTTCCCAGCCTCCAATCGTCAACCATCCCTCGACTCCAATGCCACCCGTATATAATTTTCTCGTGTAATAATTCAAGAACGCCATGTAATCCTTTAATAATTCTTCAAATCGATTTCGTATACTCTTTATCAACGGCAACCGTTCCGAATTCGGGAATTTCTGCTCAAATTCTTCTAGCGATAGAATCACTTTCCTTAGACATTCAGGATCCATTCCACTTCTATAATAAAATTTACTATATACGCGATCTCCAAAAACAGTGGATTGACCAAAAGACACAAAAATCAAAGTGTCTCCCAAATACTTGTCCGCCAGCTTTTCGCGGTGCAATGTATTATAACGCATTACATCGAATTTGTTACGTATTCCATAAAAAGCCGTCAACTTCAGCAAGATTTCACATAAATTCTTTTGTTCCTCATCGTCGCTAGACAAAATCATTTCTTCAAGTTTTGCCTTCACTACATTAGAATCGGTTAAATTCATATTTGCATCAAGATAATCTAATAAAGAATCCTTAACAAAAGAATATTGTACTTGACGCCCAACCTTTTCGTACTCCCCAAGCCATAAGTCAATAGCCAAGTCGTAACGTTCCACCAACAAGTAGATTTGGAGCAGTTCCAGATTATCAATTGCAAATTCATCTGGAGCCCGTTCTTTTATATAACGGACCGTTGAAATAACATCATCTTTTCTCTGTTTTTTTTATGATGCAAGTAAAGCACTCCTATACGCATTAAACTGGGATATAGATTCTCCGAAATAACGATTTTCTGTGTCAGCAAAAAGCCATACATTCAAGAAAAGAATTATTCCGACAAGAAATCTCATTCTCTTTTTCCCAACGCCAACAATTTGGTCCCTACAGATCAAACTTCCTTTTCCATGTACACGCATTGGAACGTGTCATGGTGCGGGGTGCCGTTTTCGTTAAAACTATACCCTAATTTTTTGTAGAAGTCTTCAACACCGACGCGGCTTGATACGACCGCCTTACGGTATCCTGCTTCGCGCATCCACTTTTCGGCCTCGTTGACAACGACCTGGCCCAAGTGCTGACCTCGGTATTCCGGCAACACCACGACACGCCCGATTTCGGCCACTCCCTCGCGGACTTCAAACCAGCGGCAGGTGGCAACTGGGTAAATATCGTCCAGCGCCAAGATATAATGGCAGTTCCCGCCGTCATGCGCATCAATTTCGGCATCAAGCGGAATCTGGTATTTATGCATCATCGCAGCCATGCGCACGTAGTACGCGCCCGCACGCTCACATTCCTTTGTCACTCTGATAATCTTCATTCGTTCAGAATATAATAAACTTGGTTACAACCAAATTTCATCAAATACGCTTTGTTTCTATTTCTTTTTCGGAGCCGGCAACTCCGGCAACATTGCGTCAAGCAAACGCACCAGCAAGTTGTTGTCTTCGATTTGCTCGTTGGTCACACGGAGCATGGGCTTTGCACCTTCGTAGGGCAACTGCTTCTTTGCGCCCGGCAACATCGTGAGAGCCGCCGCCACGGGCTTTACCAGCAAACGGTCATCGTAAATCCCGCCAAAGATTTTCCCGTCGGCATACAGAATGTACTCACCCATCATCTTGCGGGTGGTCACGCGCAGTTCGCCCTTGAACTGCTGCAAAACGTGGTCACGAAATTTTTCAGAACTCGGCATAACTATTTACTCCACTTTCGTCCAGTCAATTTTGTCATCGATATGCATTGTATCGCTTGGATTATACACTCGCAGCGAAACCCCATCTGAACGGTTCACTGTGTTTTCTGCAGATGGGTCCGGCATCCTTGTATTTTGGTATGTCTGGACATCTCGCCCTTCTTTCACCATGCGACGGTCATCCGGCGTATTCCCGACTCCATCAATCACATGGCAACCGCGCGGATCGTTGCACGCACAACCGGTCAAAAGCAAAAAGGCTATAACACAAACAAGTTTCATCGTTTCAAAAAAAATAGATTTTTCCGCACACAAAAAAGACATAGCCCCTGCAAAATCAACAATTTCACCGGAATCGATTCATATTCCCAAAATTAATTTGTATATTCTCCCCATGCTCAACTATGTATTTCTTATCCTCGCCATTGTCGCAGAAGCGGCCGGTACCACGCTCCTCAAGATGTCGGAGCAGTTCACCAAACTCATCCCTTCCATCGCCTC from uncultured Fibrobacter sp. includes these protein-coding regions:
- a CDS encoding GNAT family N-acetyltransferase is translated as MKIIRVTKECERAGAYYVRMAAMMHKYQIPLDAEIDAHDGGNCHYILALDDIYPVATCRWFEVREGVAEIGRVVVLPEYRGQHLGQVVVNEAEKWMREAGYRKAVVSSRVGVEDFYKKLGYSFNENGTPHHDTFQCVYMEKEV
- a CDS encoding TfoX/Sxy family protein; this translates as MPSSEKFRDHVLQQFKGELRVTTRKMMGEYILYADGKIFGGIYDDRLLVKPVAAALTMLPGAKKQLPYEGAKPMLRVTNEQIEDNNLLVRLLDAMLPELPAPKKK